Proteins encoded within one genomic window of Brachybacterium sp. P6-10-X1:
- a CDS encoding MFS transporter gives MTTSNTEHSRSMWWIALVNGMASYIDAAAIVSSATALVIYQEALGLTPGQIGTLSAMLTLCIALGSFTGGRLGDRFGRKRVFIVTMVVVVIGSAALVLAPTFEALAFGIILVGIGTGADLPVSLATIAEAAGNENRGRLISFSQILWTAGILASNGFGVIVGDLGRLGGQIMFGHVGVVALIVFVFRLGIPESEQWKQAHQSAETQQDHTSQAKARLRVLFSKPYLVPFLALLIFNVLTSFAGNSNGQFGAYMFVNVGGASVSAYSALSIGTGLLGAALILVFMKVVDGKHRMNWFAAGAIGGTVGFAVPAIFGVGLTTLVFQLLMMQLMAAFAFEPIQKVWAQESFPTLLRTTAQGIIVGISKLCVAALGFVTPLILETGPRALFIFLTAAVLIGTVIPYVVFRKHSRNEFRTEDVEADPVT, from the coding sequence GTGACCACCAGTAATACCGAACACTCCAGAAGTATGTGGTGGATCGCCCTGGTCAACGGAATGGCCTCCTATATCGACGCTGCAGCGATCGTTTCGTCAGCGACCGCACTGGTCATCTACCAGGAAGCCCTCGGTCTCACCCCCGGGCAGATCGGCACCTTGTCGGCGATGCTCACGCTCTGCATCGCCCTCGGGTCGTTCACCGGAGGACGACTGGGCGACCGGTTCGGGCGCAAACGGGTGTTCATCGTGACGATGGTCGTGGTTGTCATCGGCTCCGCAGCTCTCGTGCTTGCACCCACGTTCGAAGCGCTCGCGTTCGGAATCATCCTGGTGGGTATCGGAACCGGAGCAGACCTGCCGGTGTCGCTTGCCACCATCGCGGAAGCCGCAGGCAACGAGAACCGTGGTCGGCTCATCAGCTTCTCCCAGATCCTGTGGACCGCGGGTATTCTGGCAAGCAACGGGTTTGGGGTCATCGTCGGAGACCTCGGACGCCTCGGCGGTCAGATCATGTTCGGCCACGTCGGCGTGGTTGCACTGATCGTGTTCGTGTTCCGTCTGGGCATCCCGGAGTCTGAGCAGTGGAAGCAGGCCCATCAGAGCGCGGAGACTCAACAGGACCACACCAGCCAGGCCAAGGCGCGCCTGCGGGTCCTATTCAGCAAGCCCTACCTCGTGCCCTTCCTCGCACTGTTGATTTTCAACGTGCTGACGAGCTTCGCCGGCAACAGCAACGGCCAGTTCGGGGCCTACATGTTCGTCAACGTCGGCGGAGCCTCCGTATCGGCCTACTCTGCACTCAGCATCGGAACGGGACTGCTCGGCGCCGCGCTGATCCTAGTGTTCATGAAGGTGGTCGACGGGAAGCACAGGATGAACTGGTTCGCGGCGGGCGCCATCGGCGGGACGGTCGGCTTCGCCGTCCCGGCCATCTTCGGCGTGGGGCTGACCACATTGGTCTTCCAACTCCTGATGATGCAGCTCATGGCAGCATTCGCGTTCGAACCCATCCAGAAAGTTTGGGCGCAGGAATCATTCCCGACGCTACTCCGCACCACGGCGCAGGGCATCATCGTCGGCATCTCCAAACTGTGCGTGGCCGCACTCGGCTTCGTGACCCCGCTGATCCTCGAGACCGGCCCCCGCGCCCTGTTCATTTTCCTCACCGCCGCAGTTCTGATCGGAACCGTTATCCCCTACGTGGTGTTCCGCAAGCACAGCCGGAACGAATTCCGTACGGAGGACGTCGAAGCCGATCCCGTCACATGA